A region from the candidate division WOR-3 bacterium genome encodes:
- a CDS encoding 30S ribosomal protein S1, with translation MKGEDLKNLDEFLSQTFKTIKEGDIVKGKVLKVGEREVYFDLGVKAEGVCPKDEFKNPEELKPGDEVLLYVEDPDGPDGFVILSKHKSDFELAWDKISEAYEKNKTVTGKVLRRVKGGLIVDVFGVDAFMPGSQIDVKPVRNINLLVGKNIHFKLLKVNKERKNIVASRKAYIEEELEMKKKIIEEKYEEGEIVEGEVKMVSNTGVILELENVEGFIPLSELSSRRVKNAKEVVRVGEKIKAKVIDKDLERLRVILSLKDLIPEKWEEIEKNYPIGKRVKGIVRKILPYGVLVEIEKDILGFCHISELSWKKIKDPSEVVREGDLVEALILDVDKEKMRIALGIKQTQPDPWTYIEEKFPRGSIVKGKVVGFDNFGAIIELDDGIEGYLHTSDISWTRKFSNPQEALRLNQRLRLKVMNIDKKARLITLSLKHLRPDPWKEIVKRLTPETTLKAPIIKVNDKGLIVEVDKGLEGFVPVSHLTKKGNVAENYKEGEEINLKVLKVEPQRKRILLSEKEFERIMQKKEIAKYTESGPARINLGELLKAELEKLSNIEEEEEKEEK, from the coding sequence ATGAAAGGTGAAGATTTAAAAAATCTTGATGAATTTCTCTCACAGACTTTTAAAACTATAAAGGAAGGAGATATTGTAAAGGGTAAAGTTCTTAAAGTTGGTGAAAGGGAAGTTTATTTTGATCTTGGAGTAAAAGCAGAAGGAGTTTGTCCCAAGGATGAATTTAAAAATCCAGAGGAACTGAAACCAGGTGATGAAGTTTTGCTTTATGTTGAAGATCCTGATGGTCCTGATGGTTTTGTAATTCTTTCAAAGCATAAATCAGATTTTGAGCTTGCGTGGGATAAAATAAGTGAAGCCTACGAGAAAAATAAGACAGTTACAGGTAAAGTTCTAAGAAGGGTTAAAGGAGGGTTAATTGTTGATGTTTTTGGTGTTGATGCCTTTATGCCTGGTTCCCAAATCGATGTGAAACCTGTAAGAAATATAAATCTTCTTGTAGGAAAAAATATTCATTTTAAACTTCTGAAAGTAAATAAGGAGAGAAAAAATATAGTTGCGTCAAGGAAAGCCTACATAGAGGAAGAGTTAGAAATGAAGAAAAAAATAATAGAAGAAAAGTACGAGGAAGGTGAAATTGTAGAAGGAGAAGTGAAGATGGTTTCAAACACAGGAGTAATCCTTGAGCTTGAAAATGTTGAAGGTTTTATTCCTCTAAGTGAATTATCTTCAAGGAGAGTAAAGAATGCAAAGGAAGTGGTAAGAGTTGGTGAAAAAATAAAGGCAAAGGTTATTGATAAAGATCTTGAAAGATTAAGAGTAATTTTATCTCTCAAAGATTTAATACCGGAAAAATGGGAGGAAATTGAGAAAAATTATCCAATAGGTAAAAGAGTAAAAGGGATAGTTAGAAAAATTTTACCTTATGGAGTTTTAGTGGAAATAGAAAAGGATATTCTTGGCTTCTGCCATATAAGTGAACTCTCTTGGAAAAAGATAAAAGATCCTTCAGAAGTTGTTAGAGAAGGAGATTTAGTTGAAGCTCTTATTCTTGATGTTGATAAAGAGAAAATGAGAATTGCCCTTGGAATAAAACAGACACAGCCTGATCCCTGGACATATATTGAAGAAAAATTCCCGAGAGGCTCAATTGTAAAAGGTAAGGTTGTAGGATTTGATAATTTCGGTGCAATAATTGAACTTGATGATGGAATTGAAGGTTATTTGCATACATCTGATATTTCATGGACAAGAAAATTTTCAAACCCCCAGGAGGCTTTGAGACTAAATCAAAGACTCAGATTAAAAGTTATGAATATTGATAAAAAGGCAAGACTTATAACCCTTTCCCTTAAACATCTGAGACCTGACCCATGGAAAGAAATTGTTAAAAGATTAACTCCTGAAACCACTTTAAAGGCTCCTATAATTAAAGTGAATGATAAAGGGTTAATAGTAGAGGTTGATAAAGGGCTTGAAGGTTTTGTTCCAGTTTCTCATCTCACAAAGAAAGGGAATGTAGCAGAAAATTATAAAGAAGGCGAAGAGATAAATCTTAAAGTATTAAAGGTTGAACCGCAGAGGAAGAGAATTTTATTATCAGAGAAAGAATTTGAAAGAATTATGCAGAAAAAAGAAATTGCAAAATACACTGAAAGTGGTCCTGCAAGAATAAATCTCGGAGAACTTTTGAAAGCAGAACTTGAAAAATTATCGAATATAGAAGAGGAAGAAGAAAAAGAAGAAAAATAA
- the cmk gene encoding (d)CMP kinase: MRKIVIAIDGTAGSGKTTLCLKLAYLLNYVPVLTGKLYRGIGAYIKRNNLKLEEIKKKIKDLKVDYKFEVVPKVFVNGIDLTEELDDPVVERITSEIAEYKEVREHLYHVQRKFVDEKGVVMEGRDIGTVIARDADLKFYMDADLMVRAQRRYRDFLKRGEKIDFERVFLELEKRDKRDKSRENAPLKIPEDAYFIDTTNKKIEDVLILCLKLAYEKIYKSREKFRWKFAYYFTYPFIKWLFGMKIEGRKNLFKKGPCIITPNHTTFWDPPFIGFAAKRESYFLAKIDLFLPNPLFAWLIRTFNAIPIKRGIGAVSAYEKAEELLESGKMVVIFPEGTRSKTGTLLPFKKGAASLACNLRVPVIPAYIKNVRENPLKWILRKKRLSVKFGVPLLPFGNTKEYIEEFNKKIEEEVKKLSLT; encoded by the coding sequence ATGAGGAAGATAGTTATCGCGATAGATGGAACAGCTGGAAGTGGTAAGACAACTCTTTGTTTGAAACTTGCATATCTTTTAAATTATGTTCCAGTTTTAACAGGAAAACTTTATAGAGGTATAGGAGCCTATATAAAAAGAAACAATTTAAAACTAGAAGAAATTAAAAAGAAAATAAAAGATTTAAAAGTCGATTATAAATTTGAAGTAGTTCCTAAGGTTTTTGTTAATGGAATTGATTTAACAGAGGAACTTGATGACCCAGTTGTTGAAAGGATAACTTCAGAGATTGCTGAATATAAAGAGGTTAGGGAGCATCTTTATCATGTTCAAAGAAAGTTTGTTGATGAAAAAGGAGTTGTTATGGAAGGAAGGGATATAGGAACTGTAATAGCAAGGGATGCAGATTTAAAGTTTTACATGGATGCTGATCTTATGGTGAGAGCTCAAAGGAGGTATAGAGATTTTTTAAAAAGAGGAGAAAAAATAGATTTTGAGAGAGTTTTCTTAGAATTAGAGAAAAGGGATAAAAGAGACAAATCAAGAGAGAATGCTCCTCTTAAGATACCTGAAGATGCCTATTTTATTGATACAACAAATAAAAAAATAGAAGATGTTTTAATTTTATGTTTAAAACTTGCTTATGAAAAGATATATAAATCAAGAGAAAAATTCAGGTGGAAATTTGCCTATTATTTTACCTATCCTTTTATAAAATGGCTTTTTGGAATGAAAATAGAAGGAAGAAAAAATTTATTTAAAAAAGGTCCCTGCATTATAACACCCAATCATACAACTTTTTGGGATCCTCCTTTTATAGGCTTTGCAGCAAAAAGAGAAAGTTATTTTTTAGCAAAGATTGATCTTTTTTTACCAAATCCCCTTTTTGCATGGCTCATAAGAACCTTTAACGCAATTCCAATAAAAAGAGGAATAGGTGCTGTGAGTGCTTATGAAAAAGCAGAAGAATTACTTGAAAGTGGTAAGATGGTTGTAATTTTTCCAGAGGGAACAAGGAGTAAAACTGGGACTCTTCTTCCATTTAAAAAAGGTGCAGCGTCACTTGCATGTAATTTAAGAGTTCCTGTTATTCCTGCTTATATAAAAAATGTAAGAGAAAATCCATTAAAGTGGATATTGAGAAAAAAAAGACTATCAGTAAAATTCGGAGTTCCCCTTTTACCTTTTGGAAATACAAAAGAATATATTGAAGAATTTAATAAAAAAATAGAAGAAGAAGTTAAAAAACTTTCTTTGACTTGA
- a CDS encoding glycosyltransferase N-terminal domain-containing protein, whose protein sequence is MGVIEGAYKTLSFLSYPIAKNRIKDFRVDKDSIWFHAASLGEVISIKPVIEYFKGKGISFFLTTMTESGKKKAEEDFKGNVFLFPYDNPLFIKEILKKSKLIVFAESEFWPNTIFEIRKNKKRIILVNGRISENSFRKWKVFKNFFKKILFCFDRFFVISSKEKKYLKFFGVDEKKIFVSGNLKLLSIKREVLPLFDKPFDFTITFASVRSGEFKGLVNFIEKVIKINENIGFIIAVRHLSTLILLENILRVKNIEYVKFTEKGEKSKEKKRVLILDTLGNLIRVYPVSDAVIVGGTFAPYGGHNLLEPAQFGVPVFFGPYTSNVKGMEEILLKERGGIKCKTFNELFEIFLKLVNDKKEIENLGKNAKRAFERARKVTENGFNEIVKYLESNL, encoded by the coding sequence ATGGGAGTGATTGAAGGAGCTTATAAAACATTATCATTTTTAAGTTATCCTATAGCCAAGAATAGAATTAAAGATTTCAGAGTAGATAAAGATTCAATATGGTTTCATGCTGCTTCTCTTGGTGAAGTTATTTCAATAAAGCCTGTTATAGAGTATTTTAAAGGAAAAGGTATATCCTTTTTTTTAACTACAATGACAGAATCAGGGAAAAAAAAAGCAGAAGAAGATTTTAAAGGTAATGTTTTTTTGTTTCCTTATGATAATCCCCTTTTTATAAAAGAAATTTTAAAAAAATCTAAGTTAATAGTTTTTGCTGAAAGTGAGTTCTGGCCGAATACAATTTTTGAAATAAGGAAAAATAAAAAAAGAATAATTCTTGTTAATGGTAGAATCTCTGAGAACTCTTTTAGAAAGTGGAAGGTTTTTAAAAATTTTTTTAAGAAAATTTTATTTTGTTTTGATAGATTTTTTGTAATAAGCAGTAAAGAGAAAAAATATTTAAAATTTTTCGGAGTTGATGAAAAAAAGATTTTTGTATCCGGAAATTTGAAACTTTTAAGTATAAAAAGAGAAGTCCTTCCTCTTTTTGATAAGCCCTTTGATTTTACCATCACTTTTGCAAGTGTAAGGTCAGGTGAATTTAAGGGTTTGGTAAATTTTATAGAAAAAGTTATAAAGATAAATGAAAATATTGGTTTTATAATAGCTGTTAGACATTTAAGTACTCTAATTTTACTTGAAAATATTTTAAGGGTGAAAAATATTGAGTATGTGAAATTTACTGAAAAAGGAGAAAAATCAAAAGAAAAAAAGAGGGTTTTAATTCTTGATACCCTTGGAAACTTGATAAGGGTTTACCCTGTAAGTGATGCTGTTATTGTAGGTGGAACCTTTGCTCCCTATGGTGGTCACAATTTACTTGAGCCAGCACAGTTTGGTGTTCCAGTTTTTTTTGGACCTTATACTTCTAATGTCAAAGGTATGGAGGAAATTTTGTTAAAAGAAAGGGGCGGAATAAAGTGTAAAACTTTTAATGAACTTTTTGAAATTTTTTTAAAACTCGTAAATGACAAAAAGGAAATAGAAAATTTAGGAAAGAATGCAAAAAGGGCTTTTGAAAGGGCAAGAAAGGTTACTGAGAATGGTTTTAATGAGATAGTAAAGTATCTGGAAAGTAATTTATGA
- the guaA gene encoding glutamine-hydrolyzing GMP synthase: MKRDKILIIDFGSQYTMLIARRIRELNVYSVILSPFEENLIESVNADDVKGIILSGGPSSVYDESAPKIPIEIFNSGKPILGICYGLQLIAHLLGGKVSKSKKREYGYALFKVIRNSILFDGVERKFQVWMSHGDYVEKLPEDFVSTGKTESTPYASIENKKLKIYGTQFHPEVYHTKNGKKIIKNFIFKIAGAKRNWKITSFIDEKIREIRGVVKDKPCFLALSGGVDSSVLAFLLRKSIPENFYPIFVDTGLLKEKEKERVKRIFKDFKNLKIVEAKDDFLNALKGVKDPEEKRKIIGKVFFEVFEREAKSISKEKGEKIGFLAQGTLYPDLIESKSYKGPSSKIKTHHNVGGVPEKHPFILIEPFKELFKDEVRKIGKKLKVPDEIIKRHPFPGPGMAVRIIGEINEEKLEIIKKADLIVEEEIKKAKLYNKLWQVFPVLLPVKSVGVMGDTRTYENVIAIRAVKSVDGMTADWAKLPYFLLDKIARRIIGEIKGINRVVYDITSKPPSTIEWE, encoded by the coding sequence ATGAAAAGAGATAAGATTCTTATTATTGATTTTGGCTCACAATATACAATGTTAATCGCAAGAAGAATAAGAGAGCTTAATGTTTATTCAGTTATTCTTTCTCCTTTTGAAGAAAATTTAATAGAAAGTGTGAATGCTGATGATGTAAAGGGAATAATTCTATCAGGTGGTCCAAGTAGTGTTTATGATGAGTCTGCTCCTAAAATACCCATTGAGATATTTAACTCAGGAAAACCCATACTAGGAATCTGTTATGGCTTACAGCTTATTGCCCATTTACTCGGTGGAAAGGTTTCAAAATCAAAGAAGAGAGAATATGGTTATGCTCTCTTTAAAGTTATAAGAAATTCAATACTTTTTGACGGGGTAGAAAGAAAATTTCAAGTGTGGATGAGTCACGGAGACTATGTAGAAAAGCTTCCAGAAGATTTTGTATCTACAGGAAAAACAGAGAGTACACCTTATGCCTCTATAGAAAATAAAAAATTAAAAATCTACGGAACTCAATTTCATCCAGAGGTTTATCATACGAAAAATGGGAAAAAGATAATTAAAAATTTTATTTTTAAAATAGCAGGTGCTAAAAGAAACTGGAAAATCACAAGCTTTATTGATGAAAAAATAAGAGAAATAAGAGGGGTTGTTAAAGATAAACCCTGTTTTCTTGCCTTATCAGGCGGTGTTGATTCCTCTGTTCTTGCTTTTCTTCTCAGAAAATCAATACCAGAAAATTTTTATCCAATTTTTGTGGATACAGGTTTATTAAAGGAAAAGGAAAAAGAAAGAGTTAAAAGAATTTTTAAAGATTTCAAAAATTTGAAAATTGTGGAGGCAAAGGATGATTTTTTAAATGCACTTAAAGGTGTAAAGGATCCTGAAGAAAAGAGAAAAATAATAGGTAAAGTTTTTTTTGAAGTATTTGAAAGAGAAGCAAAAAGTATTAGTAAGGAAAAAGGTGAAAAAATTGGTTTTTTAGCTCAAGGGACTCTTTATCCTGATTTGATTGAGTCAAAAAGCTATAAGGGACCTTCAAGTAAAATAAAGACACATCATAATGTAGGGGGTGTTCCAGAAAAGCATCCCTTTATTTTAATTGAGCCCTTTAAAGAACTTTTTAAGGATGAGGTGAGAAAGATAGGAAAGAAATTAAAAGTTCCTGATGAGATAATTAAAAGACATCCTTTTCCTGGTCCTGGTATGGCAGTAAGAATAATTGGTGAAATTAACGAAGAGAAACTTGAAATCATAAAAAAAGCAGATTTAATTGTTGAGGAGGAAATAAAAAAAGCAAAGCTTTATAACAAACTGTGGCAGGTTTTTCCTGTTCTTTTACCTGTTAAATCAGTGGGAGTAATGGGTGATACAAGAACTTATGAAAATGTTATTGCCATAAGGGCTGTTAAAAGTGTTGATGGAATGACTGCTGATTGGGCAAAACTCCCCTATTTTTTACTTGATAAAATAGCAAGGAGAATAATTGGAGAAATAAAAGGTATTAATAGGGTAGTTTATGATATAACTTCAAAACCTCCTTCAACAATAGAATGGGAGTGA
- the mnmA gene encoding tRNA 2-thiouridine(34) synthase MnmA, which yields MKVILAISGGIDSSTALFLLKNMGAEIEAITLFLWDKNSHKRSCCSIEAVQRARRICYRLGVKHTVIDSRRDFEEIIVNKSFVEEYKKGLTPNPCVFCNRFFKFGTLLEEMKKRNFDYLATGHYARIYKENGKYFIRKAKDEEKDQSYFLSMIFPSILKHLFFPLGDLTKKEVLEIAERENLLLPSYEESQDLCFIEKSIQDFLKERLGEKKGFIFFKDNVIKEHSGFYNFTIGQRKGLNLSLGERVYVKRIDPEKNVVEVDVKKNVMKKEILVGKLNLFDKIKGEKKLKVKIRNLHRESDARVKFYDDYAEVNFEEEQFAPTPGQIAAFYDDDILFGGGIIYEKR from the coding sequence ATGAAAGTTATACTTGCAATATCAGGTGGAATAGATTCAAGTACTGCTTTATTTTTGCTTAAAAATATGGGAGCAGAAATTGAAGCAATAACTTTATTTCTATGGGATAAAAATTCCCATAAAAGATCATGTTGCTCTATTGAAGCTGTTCAGAGAGCAAGGAGAATATGTTACAGGTTAGGCGTTAAACATACTGTAATTGATTCAAGAAGAGATTTTGAAGAAATTATAGTGAATAAAAGTTTTGTTGAAGAATATAAAAAAGGACTTACACCTAACCCCTGTGTTTTCTGTAATAGATTTTTTAAATTTGGGACTTTATTAGAAGAAATGAAAAAAAGAAATTTTGATTACCTTGCTACAGGTCATTATGCAAGAATATATAAGGAAAATGGAAAATATTTCATAAGAAAAGCAAAGGATGAAGAGAAAGATCAGAGTTATTTTCTTTCAATGATTTTCCCCTCAATTTTAAAACACCTTTTTTTTCCTCTTGGTGATTTAACAAAGAAAGAAGTTTTAGAAATTGCTGAAAGGGAAAATTTACTTTTACCTTCCTATGAGGAATCCCAGGATTTATGTTTCATAGAAAAAAGCATTCAGGATTTTTTAAAGGAAAGGCTGGGGGAAAAAAAAGGTTTTATTTTTTTTAAAGATAATGTAATAAAAGAGCACAGTGGTTTTTATAACTTTACAATAGGTCAAAGAAAAGGTTTAAATTTAAGTCTTGGTGAGAGAGTTTATGTTAAAAGAATTGATCCTGAAAAAAATGTTGTTGAAGTTGATGTTAAGAAAAATGTTATGAAAAAAGAAATATTAGTTGGTAAATTGAACCTGTTTGATAAAATAAAAGGAGAAAAAAAATTGAAGGTGAAAATTAGAAATTTACACAGGGAAAGTGATGCAAGGGTAAAATTTTATGATGATTATGCAGAGGTCAATTTTGAAGAAGAACAATTTGCACCAACACCAGGACAGATAGCAGCATTTTATGATGATGATATACTTTTTGGGGGTGGAATAATTTATGAAAAGAGATAA
- the gcvH gene encoding glycine cleavage system protein GcvH has translation MHIPEDLKYTKEHEWVKIEGETATVGITDFAQSELSDIVYVEPPSVGQEVTQFEPCGTIEAVKTVADIFSPLSGEVIEVNEELESEPGIINSDPYGHGWIFKIRIKDPEEIKNLLSAEEYKKHIGES, from the coding sequence ATGCATATACCGGAAGATTTAAAATATACAAAGGAGCACGAATGGGTTAAAATAGAAGGAGAAACTGCTACAGTTGGAATTACTGATTTTGCCCAGAGTGAACTTTCTGATATAGTTTATGTGGAGCCTCCCTCTGTTGGGCAGGAAGTAACACAATTTGAACCCTGTGGAACTATTGAAGCTGTAAAAACAGTTGCGGATATTTTTTCTCCCCTTTCAGGAGAGGTAATTGAAGTAAATGAAGAACTTGAAAGCGAACCCGGTATAATAAATTCTGACCCTTATGGTCACGGATGGATTTTTAAAATTAGAATAAAAGATCCAGAAGAAATTAAAAATCTTCTTTCTGCTGAGGAATACAAGAAACACATAGGAGAAAGCTAA
- the gcvPA gene encoding aminomethyl-transferring glycine dehydrogenase subunit GcvPA: MPFIPNQEEAYKKILNFLNIKSIEELLWVIPDEIKLREEIPLPYALSESEVEKYVKGLALQNKLLKIFGGAGAYDHYVPPVVRFIIKNPSFFTAYTPYQAEVSQGTLQAMYEFQTAICELTQMDVANSSMYDGASAFAEAVLMAKRINKKNKILVADNINPFYKKVLETYASFTLKIEYVKYSSKKGTIDFEDLESKIDEDTVGFAFQHPNFFGILENPFEIRRITKNKNILLISIFDPISISIISPPGEYDADIAVCEGQPLGLPLSFGGPYAGIFTAKKEFIRMMPGRIAGKTFDLDGKEGYVMVLQTREQHIRREKATSNICTNQMLCALAILVYILYMGQKGLREVAVKTHQNTIKIRNALLNKGYKTVFEGEIYREFVVELKEDAEEFVKKAISEKGIMPGIPLKIFGFKENYLLIGATEKMIESEINECISLF; this comes from the coding sequence ATGCCATTTATACCCAATCAGGAAGAAGCTTATAAAAAAATTTTAAATTTTTTAAATATAAAAAGTATCGAAGAGCTCCTCTGGGTTATCCCTGACGAAATAAAACTAAGAGAAGAAATACCTTTACCCTATGCTTTATCAGAATCTGAAGTTGAAAAATATGTAAAAGGTCTTGCTCTTCAAAATAAACTACTAAAAATCTTTGGGGGAGCCGGGGCTTATGACCATTATGTTCCACCTGTTGTAAGATTTATAATTAAAAACCCTTCCTTTTTTACAGCTTATACCCCCTATCAGGCAGAGGTATCTCAGGGGACTCTTCAGGCAATGTATGAATTTCAAACTGCAATTTGTGAATTAACTCAAATGGATGTAGCAAATTCTTCAATGTATGATGGTGCTTCAGCCTTTGCAGAAGCAGTGCTTATGGCTAAAAGAATTAACAAAAAAAATAAAATTCTTGTAGCAGATAACATAAACCCCTTTTATAAGAAAGTTTTAGAAACTTATGCATCCTTTACTCTAAAAATTGAATATGTTAAATATTCTTCTAAAAAGGGAACTATCGATTTTGAAGATTTAGAAAGTAAAATAGATGAAGATACAGTTGGCTTTGCCTTTCAACATCCAAATTTTTTTGGTATTCTTGAAAATCCCTTTGAAATAAGAAGAATCACAAAAAATAAAAACATACTTTTAATTTCTATATTTGACCCTATTTCAATATCAATAATTTCACCTCCTGGTGAATATGATGCTGATATTGCTGTATGTGAGGGACAACCTCTTGGTCTTCCCCTATCTTTTGGTGGACCCTATGCAGGAATATTCACAGCTAAAAAGGAATTTATAAGAATGATGCCAGGAAGAATAGCTGGAAAAACTTTTGATCTAGATGGAAAAGAAGGTTATGTGATGGTTTTACAAACAAGAGAGCAACATATAAGAAGGGAAAAAGCAACAAGTAATATATGCACCAATCAGATGTTATGTGCACTTGCTATTCTTGTATACATTCTCTACATGGGGCAGAAAGGCTTAAGGGAAGTTGCAGTTAAAACTCACCAAAATACAATAAAAATAAGAAATGCTCTATTAAACAAAGGTTATAAAACAGTTTTTGAAGGGGAAATTTATAGGGAATTTGTAGTTGAATTAAAAGAGGATGCTGAAGAATTTGTGAAAAAAGCTATTTCAGAAAAGGGAATAATGCCTGGAATACCTTTAAAAATTTTTGGTTTCAAGGAAAATTACCTTCTAATAGGTGCAACAGAAAAAATGATTGAAAGTGAAATAAACGAATGCATATCTTTATTTTAA
- the panD gene encoding aspartate 1-decarboxylase, which translates to MYIKILRAKLHGLTVTDTNLNYEGSITLPEEVIKEAGIKEYEAVYVVNLSNGKRFETYVIKGKKGEVILNGGTARLGIKGDKILVFSFIYLEPEKIKDFKPKILFFNEKNEIVKVK; encoded by the coding sequence ATGTATATTAAAATTTTAAGGGCTAAATTACACGGTCTTACTGTTACAGATACAAATTTAAACTATGAAGGTTCAATAACCTTGCCTGAGGAAGTTATAAAGGAAGCAGGAATAAAAGAATACGAGGCAGTTTATGTTGTTAATTTATCTAACGGGAAAAGGTTTGAAACCTATGTAATAAAAGGAAAGAAAGGAGAAGTTATTTTAAACGGCGGAACTGCAAGGCTCGGTATTAAAGGTGACAAAATTCTTGTTTTTTCTTTTATTTATTTAGAGCCTGAAAAGATAAAAGATTTTAAACCTAAAATTTTATTTTTTAATGAAAAAAACGAGATTGTAAAAGTAAAATGA
- a CDS encoding NTP transferase domain-containing protein has protein sequence MIYPVILAGGKSKRFNSEKSKVLHEILGKPVIFHIIDKLKEINLNPIYVVSGKNYDELKKNLPQEVKVIEQKVPMGTGDAVRVALDYIDEESDILVLPGDTPLLRSETLKNLIEKHNKEKNTCTFLTAFLPDPTGYGRILRKNGKPFKIVEEIDATEKEREIKEVNAGVYIFKVNALKEAIVEIKPDNLKGEYYITDCIEILVSKKEKVDTYTLKDHEEILGINTREDYERVFKVFKNRIIKEWMEKGITIMDKDSTYIEVEVEIGKDTVIYPMVYLMGKTKIGKRAKIGPFVTIKNSIIKDGEEIKGPTVIENKF, from the coding sequence ATGATTTATCCTGTTATTTTAGCAGGTGGGAAGAGTAAAAGATTTAATTCTGAAAAATCAAAAGTTCTACATGAAATTCTTGGTAAACCTGTTATATTTCATATTATTGATAAATTAAAAGAAATTAACTTAAATCCAATATATGTTGTATCAGGAAAAAATTATGATGAACTTAAAAAAAATTTACCACAAGAGGTAAAAGTTATAGAACAGAAAGTCCCTATGGGAACAGGTGATGCTGTAAGGGTTGCTCTTGATTACATAGATGAAGAAAGTGATATACTCGTTTTACCGGGTGATACACCTCTTTTAAGGTCAGAAACTCTTAAAAATTTAATAGAAAAACACAATAAAGAAAAAAATACATGCACCTTTTTAACTGCCTTCCTACCAGATCCAACTGGATATGGTAGGATTTTGAGAAAGAATGGAAAGCCCTTTAAAATTGTCGAGGAAATAGATGCTACGGAAAAAGAAAGAGAGATAAAGGAAGTTAATGCAGGAGTTTATATTTTTAAAGTAAATGCATTAAAGGAAGCCATAGTTGAAATTAAACCTGATAATTTAAAAGGTGAATATTACATAACTGATTGTATTGAAATACTTGTGTCTAAAAAGGAAAAAGTGGATACATATACTTTGAAGGATCACGAAGAAATTTTGGGAATAAATACAAGGGAAGATTACGAAAGAGTATTTAAAGTTTTTAAAAATAGGATAATTAAGGAATGGATGGAAAAGGGCATTACAATAATGGATAAGGACTCAACTTATATAGAAGTTGAAGTGGAAATTGGTAAAGACACAGTAATTTATCCCATGGTTTATTTAATGGGAAAAACTAAAATAGGAAAAAGAGCAAAGATAGGTCCTTTTGTTACAATAAAGAATTCAATAATAAAAGATGGGGAGGAAATAAAAGGACCTACTGTTATTGAAAATAAATTTTAA